The Bacteroidia bacterium DNA window CGCTTGCTTTACTTTTTCGATGGTTACTTCGATTTCTTCTTTGGTGTTAAATCTTCCGATTCCGAACCGGATTGAAGAGTGGGCGATTTCGTCAGATAATCCTAAACTTTTTAGTACATAAGAAGGTTCAAGGGATGCGGAGGTGCAGGCAGAGCCGGATGATACGGCTATGTCTTTAATTCCCATCAGTAGTCCTTCGCCTTCTACGAATTTAAAGCTAATGTTGGTTACGCCGGGCAAGCGGTGCTTGGGGTTTCCATTAATGCAGGAAGCCTCTATTTGTGTCAAGTTTTGGTCTAAGTAGTCTCTTAGTTCGGCTAAGCGTACCATTTCGCTTTCCATATCGGCGTGGCATATTTCGGCGGCTTTACCGAATCCTACTATGCCGGGTACATTTAGGGTTCCGCTACGCATACCGCGCTCATGGCCGCCACCGTCTATCTGGGCAGTTACTTTCACACGAGGATTTTTACGGCGTACATATAAAGCACCAACACCCTTGGGGCCATATATCTTATGAGCAGAATATGAAAGTAAGTCTATTTTTAACGCTTCAACGTCCACTGGGATTTTGCCGGCAGCTTGGGTCGCATCTGTATGAAATAAAATACCATGACTGCGTGCTATCGCAGCAATTTCTGCTATCGGCTGGATAACGCCAATTTCGTTATTGGCAAACATAACCGATATTAAAATAGTTTTTGGGGTAATGGCTGCCTTTAATGTATCTAAATCTATTAAGCCATCAGGTTTTACCGGTAAAAAGGTTATTTTCTTCCCTTGTTTTTCTAAGCGATAGCAGGTATCAAGAACAGATTTATGTTCGGTTATTACCGTTATGATATGGTCTCCTTTTTTGGCATACATATCTGCCACCCCTTTTATAGCTAAGTTATTAGCCTCTGTTGCTCCGGATGTAAAAATAATTTCTTTTTCATCTGCGCCGATTAGTTTTGCAACTTGGGTTCGTGCATAATCCACAGCGTCCTCTGCTTCCCAGCCAAAAACATGGTTTCGGCTCGCTGAATTACCGTATTTCTGGGTAAAATAGGGTAGCATCGCTTCCAGTACCCGGTCATCTACACGAGTGGTAGCGTTATTGTCTAAATAAATGGGAAACTTTACCATGGGTATTTAAGATTACAAAATTAATTTATATTTATTCCAATTACAAATAAGAAACAATCTTAGTTCCATAACATAATATTTCTTGAGATAGATTTGTACGGTATTTTTGTTTGCTAACGCTTATTCGGATTCTCTTAACTCTTCAAAACTCAGATTAAGGAGTTCGTATTTGCGCCAGAGTTTGAAATCATAATGCCACCATTCATGTTCTAAGGGAACAAACGAGTGTTTTATCATTATATTTCTAAGTAGTTCTCTATTTTTAACAGCTTTTGGGGAAACATAATTACATTTATGGCTTGCCCGAAAAGAAAATTGGTCATGAGAGGTAGGCATTTCGAGTTCTTTTCCGGTAGCTAAGTCTATAATTGTTATATCTACAGCACACCCTCGATTGTGGATTGAGCCGTACTTTGGATGAGCTACAAAATTTTTATTTAATTTTTGGTACATTTCTACGGTTACAAAATAGGGTCTGTATGCGTCCCACACTTTTAGGCCATAACCTAATTCTTCTAACTCTTCTTGTACCTGCCATAATTTTAAGGCTACCGGAAAGCGAACATAAGCCGTTTTGTCTTTATACAAAGGCTTGCGCATCAGATTTTTATCAGTAGCATATTTTAAATCAATAACAATATTGGGAATAAAACTTCCTAAATCTACCATTGATTTGTAGGGATATGCTTTAACTGTTTTTTTGTATTGTTCAATATCATCTATTACGCGGGCACCATATTTATTGGGTTTGGTAATTTGGCTTTCGCAGGGGTAAAGATTAAAATTAAATGCTAAAAGGGTTACCGCTAACCGGAATAACGGCAGTTTCAAAACCGGAAATAGTTTTGTGATTTTGGGAAAAAATGACATCAATTTTTCCCAAATTAATTCCTGCCCAGCCAACTTGGTTGATAACGCAGACAGAACCGTCAGAACGGGTATGCAGAAATGGTTTTTCCAAAAATGTGTGGGTGTGCCCTCCAATGATAATATCAATTCCAGATACTTGATCTGCCAATTTTTTATCGGAAACTTTTTGAGTAGGATATTCAAAGCCAAGATGTGATAGACAAATAATGAGATGAGTGCCTTGCTTGCGCAGTATTTTTACCTGTTCTTGAGCAACCTGCAACGGCTCTAAATAGGTAGTTTGTTGAAATAGATTTTGGGATACCAAGCCATTCATTTCTATTCCCAGCCCAAAAACACCAATTTTAATTTGATTTTTGGTAAAAATCTTATGCGGAATAAACGCGCCGGCGAGGGGTGTTTGCTCAAAGGAATAATTAGCGATTAAATGTGGAAACTTTGCATACGGAAGTTGCTTTTTTAGGCCGGCTAAACCGGCATCAAAGTCATGGTTACCTAAGGTCGTTGCGTCATATTTCATCGCAGACATCAGCTTGTAATCCAATTCTCCACCGAAATAGTTAAAGTAAGGTGTTCCTTGAAATACATCCCCGGCATCTAATAACAGTACATTATCGGTTGTTTTTCGGATAGCTGCGATTAAAGCGGCACGGCGAGCCACTCCGCCTAACCCTCCGTATAAACGACCATCATCAGGAAACGGATCTATACGCGAATGAGTGTCATTTGTGTGCAGTATTGTAACCGTTTTAGAAGTATCCTTTGCAAAACCTATGAACGGCAAAGATACCGATAATATAGCAGTATTTACTAAAAAACTACGCCTATTCACTAAGCAAAATTACACTTTATTAACAAATCCACAACTGTTAAAAGAACGCTCAAAATATCCTGAGAACATTTATTTGGCTGTATAAGTTATTCCGTTTATTATTAATCATATACAGTTTTAACAAGGTGATTTTTAACTCCTTAAAATAGTGTGAATATAAATTAAACTATTGATAGTCATGTTTTTATGTAATTATATTTTGGTTACTAACTTTGGCCTACTAAGTATTTTATTCAAGGCGCAATGCTAAATTTGTAGAAGCACTCAAAATGGATACCGTATGCAACAAAATATTGTTGGAGTAAGATGGCTTTTCTATATTTTAGTTTTGGCTTTATTTCAGGGCTGTTTTTCGGGTAAAAATTCTCGGAGTAATTTACCGATAGATGAAGTTGCGGTAGATATGGATATTTCTACCCCAAAGGCAAAACGCAAAAAGTCTGGGCGTAATACGGCTCCGTCGGTGGTTCACCATGAAAAAGCTACTACTCCTAAAACCCCGCCGGCTACCGCCAAAGAGGTAAAACCACCAAGCAACACACCTACGGCAGGAAACCAAAATATTAAGGTAGAAAAACTACTCACTACTGCTCGTTCTTATCTGGGTACTCCCTATAAACCCGGCGGAATTACCCGAACGGGTGTGGATTGTTCCGGCTTTGTGATGGTTAGTTTTCGGGAAATTGGGGTTACTTTACCCAGAACTTCACGTGAACAAAGTGAATTTGGAGAGGTCATTCACCGGCATGAGCTTCGTCCCGGAGATTTAATATTTTTTGCGACCGGAAAAACCGGTACCGTAGGGCATAGTGGTCTCGTGCTGGAAAGAAACCAACAAACAATACGATTTATTCACGCCGCCAATACCGGTGTTAGAATAGACGAACTATCGTCAGATTATTGGAATCAAAGATATTTGAAGGCAAGGCGAGTATTTCAATAAAGTGATAATATCGCTTTATTTTTTCTAAATCTTACAATTATTCGAGATATACGTATAAATTTGCATCAAGAAAAATGAAACTTTTTTTAGATACTGCGAATCTTGAAGAGATTACAACTGCTTCTTCCTTAGGTGTTTTAGATGGTGTAACCACCAATCCTTCTTTGATGGCTAAGGAAGGGATTACGGCTGTTGATAGCCATTATTCACGGATTTGTGAGTTAGTTGATGGTGATGTTAGCGCAGAAGTTATTGCTACGGGTTATGCAGGTATTTTGCAAGAAGGCCGCCATTACGCACGATTACATCCAAATATTGTGGTAAAAGTCCCGATGATCCCTGCCGGTATTCAAGCAATTAAAACATTTTCAGAAGAGGGAATCAAGACAAACTGTACCTTGGTATTTTCTCCACAGCAAGCTTTAATGGCGGCAAAAGCCGGAGCTACTTATGTAAGCCCATTCTTAGGCCGTCTTGAAGACGAATATGGAGCAAAAGCAGCCGAAACCGTTATCCAAGATATTTGCAGTATTTTTAAACGCTATTCATTTAAGACTCAGGTACTTGCAGCAAGTATCCGAAATATAGACCATGTTCGTATGTGTGCTATAGCCGGTGCAGATGTAGCTACTATACCCTATAAAGTTTTTCAAGCCCTGATGCTGCACCCCCTCACAGATAGAGGGTTAGATATATTCCTGAGAGATTACGCTAAACTCAATGACCAAACTACCTCATAAGAGGTAAGGTTCAGTGTCGGTATCTTCGTTTTTTTTCAACTAAAACTATTCAAAAGTAATTGGGAAAGCGTTATCACTGTGATAATGGAATCAGGAA harbors:
- a CDS encoding IscS subfamily cysteine desulfurase; amino-acid sequence: MVKFPIYLDNNATTRVDDRVLEAMLPYFTQKYGNSASRNHVFGWEAEDAVDYARTQVAKLIGADEKEIIFTSGATEANNLAIKGVADMYAKKGDHIITVITEHKSVLDTCYRLEKQGKKITFLPVKPDGLIDLDTLKAAITPKTILISVMFANNEIGVIQPIAEIAAIARSHGILFHTDATQAAGKIPVDVEALKIDLLSYSAHKIYGPKGVGALYVRRKNPRVKVTAQIDGGGHERGMRSGTLNVPGIVGFGKAAEICHADMESEMVRLAELRDYLDQNLTQIEASCINGNPKHRLPGVTNISFKFVEGEGLLMGIKDIAVSSGSACTSASLEPSYVLKSLGLSDEIAHSSIRFGIGRFNTKEEIEVTIEKVKQAVTQLRSLSPLWEMYQEGIDLSKVQWPHHH
- a CDS encoding M15 family metallopeptidase; the encoded protein is MKLPLFRLAVTLLAFNFNLYPCESQITKPNKYGARVIDDIEQYKKTVKAYPYKSMVDLGSFIPNIVIDLKYATDKNLMRKPLYKDKTAYVRFPVALKLWQVQEELEELGYGLKVWDAYRPYFVTVEMYQKLNKNFVAHPKYGSIHNRGCAVDITIIDLATGKELEMPTSHDQFSFRASHKCNYVSPKAVKNRELLRNIMIKHSFVPLEHEWWHYDFKLWRKYELLNLSFEELRESE
- a CDS encoding metallophosphoesterase — translated: MNRRSFLVNTAILSVSLPFIGFAKDTSKTVTILHTNDTHSRIDPFPDDGRLYGGLGGVARRAALIAAIRKTTDNVLLLDAGDVFQGTPYFNYFGGELDYKLMSAMKYDATTLGNHDFDAGLAGLKKQLPYAKFPHLIANYSFEQTPLAGAFIPHKIFTKNQIKIGVFGLGIEMNGLVSQNLFQQTTYLEPLQVAQEQVKILRKQGTHLIICLSHLGFEYPTQKVSDKKLADQVSGIDIIIGGHTHTFLEKPFLHTRSDGSVCVINQVGWAGINLGKIDVIFSQNHKTISGFETAVIPVSGNPFSI
- a CDS encoding NlpC/P60 family protein, whose amino-acid sequence is MQQNIVGVRWLFYILVLALFQGCFSGKNSRSNLPIDEVAVDMDISTPKAKRKKSGRNTAPSVVHHEKATTPKTPPATAKEVKPPSNTPTAGNQNIKVEKLLTTARSYLGTPYKPGGITRTGVDCSGFVMVSFREIGVTLPRTSREQSEFGEVIHRHELRPGDLIFFATGKTGTVGHSGLVLERNQQTIRFIHAANTGVRIDELSSDYWNQRYLKARRVFQ
- the fsa gene encoding fructose-6-phosphate aldolase, with the translated sequence MKLFLDTANLEEITTASSLGVLDGVTTNPSLMAKEGITAVDSHYSRICELVDGDVSAEVIATGYAGILQEGRHYARLHPNIVVKVPMIPAGIQAIKTFSEEGIKTNCTLVFSPQQALMAAKAGATYVSPFLGRLEDEYGAKAAETVIQDICSIFKRYSFKTQVLAASIRNIDHVRMCAIAGADVATIPYKVFQALMLHPLTDRGLDIFLRDYAKLNDQTTS